The DNA window TCACGGACTGGATAGATTGCGAGGAGATGACTGGTTGTATGTGGGACAGTTTATCTGATTCTGAAATTGATTGTGTCCCCAAAGCAGACTATTGTGCTTGTGCTGATGGAAGTACCTATTTCTTTGGCTGTGACAAAAATGGGTTTCTTAATTTATAACTATAGTTAGCAAAAAAATGCCTCTTTCTACGGAAAGGGGTGTTTTTTATTCACAATTTGCTATAATAGGACGACTATGAAAAGAAAAATAATCATCACATTCGTTATCGTAATTGGTTTATTTATCAGTCTTTATGGTACTGGTACAAAAGCGGCCGTATCTGACTATGAAGGTCGTATCCTGCTGGATGTGGAACGGCACGGAGAAGCTTATTATATTTACCAGGGGCAAAAATATTATCTTGGACGGCCATCACAGGCTTTTGAGATAATGAAGAATTTGTCATTGGGCATCTCAGAAGAAAACTTCAATTCCGGTTTTAAACAAGTTAATGATATTTGGCAAATTTACCGGATCATTGATTCCCGTTTGTTTCCGCATATCCAAGGAAGAATTGTTCTCCGTCCGCAATCGCATGGTGAAGCATATTATGTCACTCCCGGACTTGCCGCTGGGAACGGATATCAGGCGGAATATCTGGACAGGCCAGCTGACGCTTTCCGAATCATGACCAAATACGGATTGGGCGCCCGTTCCGCATTCATTGATTCTATCCCGACCGGAACAATCGATTCTTCACCCTGCGTGCCAGGGGTTGATCCGGGTTGTACTTCATCCGGGGAACTCAATATCATCTCCGTATCCGATACTAGTTTAATTAACGGGCAGAGTATTTCCATATCCGGTAGTGATTTTGGTTCCAAATCAAATGCCAGCCCGCTGGTTTGGGATAATTTTGAGGACGGTTCTGTCGGCAGTACAATCAAAAATACCAAACCGATTATCGGACCGGCGTGGAGTGTTTGGACTAACGGGGGCGATCCGCTGTATGGCAATACCTCTAACAGGGATAACTCCACTAAAAATGCTTTCTTCAATTATTCCGCCTCTGCCGGTTACACAAAATTTCTGCAGTATTACACGGATGTGGATTCGGTCTATTTTACTTTCTGGTGGCGGTTTGATCAGACCAGTTCCCAGCGGACAGCGAATATTAAACCGTGGATGGAGTTTGGTAATCAGGGGAATTGCCCCGGGATTTACAGCGGATTCGGCGCGCCTCCTGATGATAATTATTTGAGAGCCAGTGTAGTGGATTGTGATGCCAACGGCACGGGATATCAGCTAAATGAAAATATGTATGATTGGTACAGTTATAATACACGGATTGATGAAATTGACGGACAGTGGGTGCGCATGGAATTATTTTTGGAACAAAGCAGTACTCCCGGTGTTGCTGACGGTTCTTACCATATGTGGGTTCATCAACCAAACGGCAATGGGATCAATCTGGACATTGAAGCGAATAATATTGTTACCCGCGATACGGTAAATGAATGGTATCAGTGGTGGATACTTGGCTCATATCAAACAGCAGATGAGCGCAGTCCACTGGCGGTTGGTGAAATCCGTGGTGATGATATTTATTTTGACAGCACCCAGGCCCGCATTGAAATCGGTGACACGGCAAATTGGTCCACTAATACGCATCGGGAAATTCAGGTAGCCAGCGCGTGGTCTGATACCGGCACCACTTTTACGGTTAATCAGGGTTCCTTTGCGGACGGAGCAAAAGCCTATCTATTTGTTGTTGATGCCGATGGCAATGCCAGTAGCGGATACCCGATAAGTTTCTAGTAATAATATTGGTAAATAAAAAAGCGGATCTCAGAGTGATGGGGTCCGCTTTGCTAGCCGATCAAGTTGTTGATGGGTATGAGTTTGACCGCGGGGTCTAGACAATAGCACTTGCTGCAGCTGGCAACCCACAGAAACTGCGCACCCTCGAGGGATGTTTCAAATTTTCTAGCCATCGTTTTACAGGTTTGTAATCTTTTTTTCCAGTTTATTAATCGCTTCTTGATACTGCTGGGCCTTTTCCTTTTCCTTAGCTACAATTGCTTCCGGAGCGTTCGAAAGAAAAGCTTTATTTTCAAGCCTGCTCATTAAAGCCTGATATAGTTTCTTTTTTTCTGCTAGCTCTTTTTCTGCTTTTGCTTTTTCTTTTTCTACGTCAATCAAGTCATTATTTGAAATGTAAAAAGAATATTTACCAGAAGTAAGGTTAGAGCTCTTTTCATTTTTTTCTGCAGTAAATTCAACTCTGGCGAGTTTTTCAATTATACCCCTTTCCATATCGGAGAGAATGTTTTTAGCAAACACCGGAATTTTCTTGACCGGCGGTACATTATATTCCGCTTTGAAATTTCTAAGTCTAACGATGATTTCCTGCAAATCAGCAAATTCCTTTTCAATTTTTTCATTAATAATATTTTCTTCACTGACCCACGGCCATTTGCTGATAATCAAAAGTTCTTTATGTCCCATCATCTGCCATAGCTGTTCGGTAACAAACGGAATATACGGATGAGCGAGCGATAAGATGTTTTCCAGGCACGCATACAAAACTAGGGGAGTTTGATCTGACGGTGCTACTTTGGTTATCTCTAGATACCAGTCGGCCAGTTCGCCCCAGGTGAAAGAAAATACTTTTTCTCCGGCTTGCCCAATCCGGTAGTTATCCAAATCATCGGTTACTTCCTGGATTAATCTGTTCAACCGGCTTAAAATCCATTTATCTGACAGCGAGCATTTTTTATAATCAAACTTTTTATTCTGGACGTCTTCAATTTTGATAGTTGTCAGTATGTAGCGGGAGATGTTCCAAATTTTATTAATAAAATTTCTATACCCCTCTATTTTTTCTTCATACAGCCTGACGTCATTGCCGGGAGTTGATCCGATAACGAGAGAAAGTCTTACGGCGTCGGTCCCGAATTTTTGGGAGACTTCCAAAGGATCAATGGTTGTTTCCGGTTTGGATTTACTCATCTTTTCTCCCGTTTTTGTTCTGATTAGGCCGTGCAAATATACATCCTTAAACGGAATCTCTTTTTTGATATACGTGGTCATCATGATCATTCGCGCTACCCAAAAGAAGAGAATGTCATAACCGGTTTCCATCACGGATGTCGGGTGGAATATTTTCTGATCTTTTTCACTCATAGTTGAGAAGGTCCATAAAGCCGAAGAAAACCAGGTATCCAAAGTATCCGGATCCTGTTGCCAGCCTTTACCGGCCGGCGCACTTACTCCTACATAAGTGTCAGTTGTTTCTAGTTGATAATTCCATCCCGGTTTCCAAGCGTTTTTGGAGCGCCAGTCTTCCGCGATTGCCTGCTCCCAGGTTTTCCCGTTAATTAATATCTCCAGGGAAAGCTGGTTAAATTTATGCGCGATGATTGCAACTTTTTTTCCAGGATAATCTTTGGCAATATCTGCGAGCAGATTTTTTAATCTTTGTTCAACATCCTGATAACTCTCTCCTTTACCCGGGTGCTGATGTTCAATATAGTAATTCATGTCTTTGAAAAGCTTGCCGGGTTTTCCGTTTAGACTGCCATAATCACATTCTCTAAGCCTTTTATCTTGAACTTTTTTAGCGT is part of the Patescibacteria group bacterium genome and encodes:
- a CDS encoding class I tRNA ligase family protein; the encoded protein is MKELAKAYDPKQVEGDIYQVWEDSGFFNPDNLPKNHKKPYSIVLPPPNVTGKLHIGHAAGLAIQDILIRYKRKQGYKTLWLPGMDHAAIATQNVVEKNLKKEGKTRHDLGKVKFLGEVEKFVNESKKTITKQFKSMGSSLDWSRESFTLDENISKTVREVFKKMYDDGLIYRGNRVVNWCPRCQSTLADDEVEYKEVKAPFYYFKYGPVIVGTARPETKFADKIIIVHPKDKRYKNIVGKEFEVEWMEGKIKAKVIADRAADMEMGTGAMTITPAHSHLDFELAGKYNLEIEQIIDKDGKFTAAAGSFEGVTASASRDKIVALMKKKGLVDRIDEEYIHNLSVCYRCGTPVEPMLSKQWFVSVGKVAPGMKKSLKDEARDVVKNGEINIIPDRFNKTYFHWMDNLRDWCISRQIWYGHQIPVWYKKLEQPVEITFFAHGTTEDNEKGIASGQSNPSLSELGKKQSVDLGKNLKHKQFDVIITSDLSRAIETAELAFPNAKKVQDKRLRECDYGSLNGKPGKLFKDMNYYIEHQHPGKGESYQDVEQRLKNLLADIAKDYPGKKVAIIAHKFNQLSLEILINGKTWEQAIAEDWRSKNAWKPGWNYQLETTDTYVGVSAPAGKGWQQDPDTLDTWFSSALWTFSTMSEKDQKIFHPTSVMETGYDILFFWVARMIMMTTYIKKEIPFKDVYLHGLIRTKTGEKMSKSKPETTIDPLEVSQKFGTDAVRLSLVIGSTPGNDVRLYEEKIEGYRNFINKIWNISRYILTTIKIEDVQNKKFDYKKCSLSDKWILSRLNRLIQEVTDDLDNYRIGQAGEKVFSFTWGELADWYLEITKVAPSDQTPLVLYACLENILSLAHPYIPFVTEQLWQMMGHKELLIISKWPWVSEENIINEKIEKEFADLQEIIVRLRNFKAEYNVPPVKKIPVFAKNILSDMERGIIEKLARVEFTAEKNEKSSNLTSGKYSFYISNNDLIDVEKEKAKAEKELAEKKKLYQALMSRLENKAFLSNAPEAIVAKEKEKAQQYQEAINKLEKKITNL